ctccattttgctgtggagttccaggagcagaaaattcctgctttattccatagtttttgcagaactcttccattatcaaattcttgaactcagtgccattatcactccttaagattttcacagaatctttgaccaatttatccggatgtttgacatgatcaatcaagatagatgtagtttcactttttgtgtgcaagaaatacacccatgtgtatctggtgaactcatccactatgaccaacgcatatttcttctttgcaatagacatgacattcactggaccaaatagatcaacatgtagtagatgataaggctcaagaattgatgattcagtcttgctcttaaatgaagattttctttgtttggctttctgacaggaatcacaaaggctatcaggagcaaatactgactttggcagtcctctcacaagatctttcttgactagttcatttatattgttgaaatttaaatgagagagtctcttgtgccaattccagctttcttcaattgatgctctactcatcagacaaattgtagaaccatcagtacttgttgaaagcttagcttcataaatgttaccacacctgtatcctttcagaacaactttgcctttagatttactcacaatttcacagtgttcttcaaagaaatcaacatgataacctctgtcacagatttgacttatactcagcagattgtgtttaagtcctgagaccagagctacttgtttaattatgacatttccaagattgatattgccatatcctaatgtttttccaatgttgccatctccataagaaacacttgggccagccttctccacaaagtctgatagcagggccttatttccagtcatatgtcctgaacatccactgtccagaactagaatgtttttcctgttgccctgcaatcacaaagaccactaattattagttttaaggacccagacttgcttggatcctttggtcttattaagtttgttaacatttgcagcggatttagcatcagagtttatgttaacatttttcttatcagaacttacactatcagactttgaatcagaatttacactagaaggaacaatggaaactttcttcaaagaaagttttatttgataataatcatagtacaaactatgatattccttacaagtataaatggaatgccataaattaccacaatgaaaacaaggattttgtggtttgtatctaacagactgactcttaactcctgattttgaaggtaaggagttaatattcttattcttcctgcaaaaagaagccagatggttagaacttccacagttatgacatgttttcctaggagcatcaggaacaggtttataatcattgcttttattcacaccttcctttccattcctatttttcctaggtgattttaccttgtttgcattcttaacatctttcatcttatgcttaagctgcttctttgtcattaagcctatgtttacttcagctgtcttttcatgttttagtttgtcagaagttaattcctctttaacttctgatttctcattttcagactttacagttacaaacttaacaggttttaactttggcttttgcttaacaacaggcttaatttcttcagttcctttatcattcttatcctttccataacctaagccctctttccagtttccactacttagaaaattttgagttgttttgccagagttagtccaagtcctgataatctctctttccttttctaactcagtttttagagattcattcatttttagcacttcatccctaacataaaaagcatcatctctatccttctgagtttgatggaacatgactaactctttttctaagaaatcatttcttttcttaaaagtaagattttcagaagttaatctttcacatgttaaagtttgatctctataactaacaaacatggttttaagatatcttctcaactcattaatatcatcagtatgaaaagcataagtagtctgaggtacctttgtttcagcagcttcagaactgctctcaacactttctttatcagcatttgccatcaatgcatagttctcctcactttcagagtctgaggtgtctgtccagcttttctgctttgtgacaagagccttgcctttgtcaccctttaccttcttgcaatcaggagatatgtggcctttctcaccacagttatagcatttaacattggtataatctcctctatcagactttcctcctctgccttcagatcttctgaaattcttcttatcagaacttatgcctttcctggaaaacatctttcccttcctgaacttcctgtatgcaatctttgtgattcctttcatcataagagcacacagcttcatcatctcctcatcagcatcagtctcaggcaagctttcagaatctgagtcatcatcactttcagaacttgatgactcagtttcagactttatgaaatgagctttacccttgtctttccttgaggaagctgctttgggggattcttcttcagccttaagagcaactgtccatagatttcatcaagagttgtttcatcaagattgtagttgtctcttattatcgttgccttcaaatcccagcattcaggaagagctaacaggaatttaaggtttgaatcttcaagatcatactctttatcaaccaatgacaaatcattcaaaagtttgacaaatctatcatataaatcattcaatgactcattagtctttgagtcaaaatgttcatactcttgagtgagcattgtcttcctgttcttcttaattgtgtcagttccctgacaccttatttccagagcatcccatatctccttagcagtcttgcagttgattaccctgtttgacattacattatcaatggcactatgcagtaagtgtcgtaccttagcatccttagcaattgatgctatatcttcagcagtataatcactcttctcctttggtacggtctttgctgcttcacctgcaactgcaacagcgagcttggttggtttgtgaggcccttccttgattctatcaaggtattctggatctgttgcttccaggaacatggtcatccttaccttccatatgggatattcagatggtctcagtatgggaactctgatagtctcataccgactttggatttgtgtctttggaggttcttcagtttttgtaggcttagttggagtttctgtgtcagacatgattgtgtttggatctttaactgtatgtgtgttaacagattagctctgataccacttgttaggtcacacacactgtagaggggggtgaatacagtgtataatacaatcaaatcgaactttaatatcttaagtaacagaaaacaaactttattgaaacaataaactctgttacagtatggaactgttacctctcagtgatgaacaaatatcacgagagctgctagggttacaatgaataatcttcttgaatatgataacacttatagtgtaaaccctatgtctgtgtttatatactacacagttacaagataatcgctaattgatatggaatataattctgcttcctaaaatatatcaatcagatatcttttcttcaaagtattccattcttcacggaactccttcttcatgcatacctcttcttatgtttatctcgatcttctttcctttaatcagctactgtccttatctgaacatactccagcacttaagtactgatatccttaagtcctgacttccagtataagtactgattaatggttaagtactgacttgtcctgttaagtcagatctgaaatctaaacataaatcatattagccatgacattatcaaatatatctaacactcgtgtgtgtgtgtgagagagagagagagaggggtgGAAGAAGGAGGAAGGAAAATGGGGGGAGGGTGTTTATATAATGAAATGTCAGGGGCAAAAGAGTCTTTTCCACTTAATCAAAAAGCTTCTTCCCTTTTCTCTCTTTATTCAAAAGAAATCAATAAATCTctcttttataaaatataaaacctctttataaaatcagaaaatgcaccaaatctcatttttaaaataaGGAGCATAAAATTAGCTCTTCTCtcatattttaaattaattttttaagtGAATAGATTAtttaatatggattttacaaataaatccaaataatagaattaaactttataaaatcattttaaaaactcaaatcatcaaaataaatccaactattatttttaaaaagtccctTGAACTATTTTAAAGATAATAAAGCAAATCTCGCACCTTGATCACATtcgtataattttataaaaatgattaaaGATTGATAAAatccttataaaattatttaaaataccactgaGCGCAAATATGAACACGTATACATCAAATATCATGCAGACACACAAGATCATCAAATATAATTCACATTCACACtcttaaacactttaatcccttttaaTACGGGTCCCGTTCAACTTGgcggcccgacaacacagcttaaccctttagctgactcatcaaactggaaagAGTTTCTTTACGTTCCCAGTCACTATTATACAATAACGATAATTaaccacaaaatcatttaacCTTTTATTAATTCACAAATATTCATAATTTTAAcacaaaattatactttattcacttaatcacatcACGAAATTCCCGGTCGCTACATCCCTACATCGTGCATCAGCCCAAAAAAAATTCTTATCCTATTTTCACAATCAAGATATATTGAATAATACAATTTAGTACTATTGATTGTGCTTTATTAATGTAATTTTGAAGGGCAATATCATCACCCTCCGCTAACCTCAATCTTCTTATTATCCTCATGTAATTCTCACAATCTTTTTTGTTAAAAGTCATATTTTCATGACCTCCGTGTTCAACAACAAGAGCATTACAACTCTTGTTCATCGAAATACCGGCTTCGTCATATTAATTAAGACTTCTCTTTGTATGATTCGTCAATTTTTTATTACATCGAAATCGATGTGCTTTACTTGAACTCAAATTATGATTATGTTCATCGTCAAATTGAGTCACAACCCATTTATTACTCTCATCCACTCTTTTTGCACAAAGTCTTCCTCTATAATTTGTTTTGACAATATGTTTTGGGTTCGAGCTATCTAAATTCTGTCGATTAGATTCACCATATCGGTGACAGGCAAGTGTTACGTACATGTTCACCCCTTCAACTTTTCTCGTATTTCTTATCATAATCCTAGACCCGTTTTGTAGACCGTACtgtttataatattcataaaCTTCATTCTCAGAAGTGAAAATGTATTTACCTTGAAGCTGATACCCATTTAACGACGTCTTCTTCATTGTTTTCCTCTTCCATGGATCAATTTCCTCGTATTCATCATTGTCCTCTTGTCCAGTATGTTCATTCTCGAATTCGAAATCCATGAGACTGCATATTAAACACAAAAAAAATCGATTAATGTAAAATTAATTCTTTAGTAACTATTTATGTTTGAACAAAATTATTAATGAtacatatataataattttgaTGAGCGATCGATAAAAAGAAGATACCTATTAGAGGAGAGGAAAGCTTTTGGAAGGTATCAGAAGAGATTTAGCTGATGAGAAAGAAGATTTGACAGTTAAGGGTTTTGCCCGATATATTTAATCAAaagtaaaataattaaaaacataaattttttaaaagagtGGGCTATATTAAGTCTCCTAAAAATGTGGTAGTGTTTTAGTAGTGAATTAGTGTGTAAGGTAAATTTAGTGTTTCATTTTTGTTGTGTTTTACGGGTAAAGGTGAAATATACCCATCTTTTTGGATGTAATTCAGCAAAATAACCATTTTAAAAGCACATGGCTGAAAATACTCATTCAATTACACATTTTTTAATTGTGTAATGATAATACGTATTTCTGACTTGGATATatcagaaaattacaaaaaacaCGCATTTATAATTTGGGTATTAGATTTGGGAAACTATCAAATGTGTATCATTATAAAATTGGATACctatttcaaaaattcatatctaataAAAAATACTATTTTCAGCCATCTGGGACAGGTATTTTATGCGGTTTGcccaaaaaaattattattttaaaatatttctctctcttttAAAAGCTCACAGTTAACCAagaatctcttctatatataataagagAACATGATGATAATATtgatgagattaaaaagtcttattgaaatgactaatttatccctttattttaaatttatataaaagaAGTTGTTGGAAGGAATTGAACCTGAATCTTTACATTCACAAGCACATCACCGTACCACTACACTACACTGTTACTTgagttttttatcatacacatgatatgtgagtgtcgtaaataatgacaatttatttaagtttaaacATGATTACTAAAATATTTGTAGAGTTAGTTTTGAACAATTGATTTTAAGATATAAAGTTAAGTATAGTATATAAACGGATCATTCCCTTATTTattaaacaatttttaatttgaaaagtaTGTCTCATACATTTTTAATACACAtgttttaataaaaaataaagtgtacatataatttatttttatatatgttGAAAAGATATacatttatataaataatatatatgtgtattACCTATTTAGATAAATTATAATTAGCGTATTTCGATTTATTTCGAATTAAAAATTAGAACTTGACCTATTTTTCAAATAATATTCGAAATTTGACTAAATGACCTGCCCGTAAATACCACGCCACTAACTAGGTTTAATTTGAATTACGAGTTCGACTAGAAAATCTTACCATTAAAGAAAAGTTTTGTGATATCTTATGTTGGTAAAAATTAATATCTTTAAGTTCTTTATAAAATTAAGTCAATtgatattatgtatcaaaattactagattcaaaatcagaattttcacCATTTTGAAAAAATACCCGAAATTTGACTATATGACCCAGCCGAAAATACATCATCACTATCTAagtttaataaatttaaattacgaaCTCGAcaagaatatcttaccaataaggataaattttataatatcttatattaataaaaattaatatttttgaggtTTTTATACGATCAAATCAATTGATATTATGTATTTACTTTATTGCATCTGGAACTTGacccaatatttaaatatattcaaaatttgacaTGAGATGTCAAAAGCTTCGTTAAAACTACGAAGATatactaaatcgatttatttATTAATGTTTCACTTAAAAAAAATTAGGTTTAAAATATTACTCAATGATGGTGAATTTATAAAGAGGTGCTCCTAAAGTCCTATTTTTTCATTCTCTTTGGAAAAATTTAAACTACAACTATAaagtaaaatttataattttcattAACAAGTTGTTTGAAAAATGGTAAGACATTTGATGCTTTTACATAAAAAATAGTTGATTTATTacattatttaattaaatatatatatttatattcaaatatttgcgagacaaatcctaaattttatattattaaatttgatatGGTTATTATAAGTAATCATATACATAAAGTTCTTATTTTTAGTGGAATTCTGGAGTCCAAAATCCTAACTTTATATTACAATCCAATCTAATGGTTCAGGTTTTATGTTTCtaataatttaaaaactaaaataataaactacATGATATAAACGGGTGTTATGTTGTTATATCATTAATGTTCAGCAAGTTGAATATTTACATGTTATATAACGTGAATACGTATGTTCTTCAAACTGATCTtgttttataaaatcatatgttcTGCAATGTTCAATTTGTCAAATGTATGAGATTTGCAAGATATTTACTAAAATAGTGATATTTGTAGaacatgattcacattataatacgttttacaaatttttttatactattttacttgtagaacatatatggactcccaTAATAAACTAAAAACAAGGACTCAATAGAACttaactcatatatatatatataagaaactggaaaaattatagaattcaatatttttttaaaaaaattaaaattagcaATAACAAATTTACAAAAAAGATATTTAGTGTTGAAAAATATTGTATAGctattttaaattatttgaaaaaaggtTAAACTATAATGTAATGTACTATTTGATTTAATCCGTGTTATGCTatctaaataaaaaaattaatattagtcgatattttgaaaggattaacaagttcaactaatatttaaaaaaattcatcaaattaaaaatatttaattttagaaaaataatatacaatgttatcaacttactataaaaagaaatattagaaTCATAAATGAAAGAAACTTTAAAATGATTTGAATGATGATATTAGTACAAATTTATCTTCAGATTCTTGAAAAAAAACTTTTGAATATCAGTAGTTAGTTTTGacgatatatgaattatttttagtCACATCCATGACCGATGCTATGTTGAGTAAAAATAGATATTGTTTGATTGTCAGTCCTACTGCGACTACGATATATAAAaaattgtaatttatttattagataattataatttttgaataatcataaatatacgttatttgagtaatttactGAATAACAATTAGATATTTACATGACCAAGATATCTAGCATATTAATAAACGATACCAATATAATTtattgaaaaatataataaataataatttacatacaCACACCCATTTGACTTTATCTTTACCATTATTAAAAGATTTTATTTTGATGGTGTATTTCagagttattgatatatatactaaaagaaaataacaaaagtctgttatgttctgaaaataagatgatcaattaaatttaagttttgttTTTCAATGTGTTAAAAACTGAATAGATTATGTCAATTTAAATTTATGAATTGACAGTTATCTGATatcttataaaattaactttgtaTAATAGAGAGGATTAAAAGCTAAGTACACGGTCAAGATTaactttagttaatgaattaagacattagtaatgatattaaatcaacataaacgttgaatttaaaaaataacatattttcttaaaaaataaacttatattaatTGTAGTGTAAATTCTACTTTATTAAATATTACGATTGCAGGTCTTGACCACTTTAATTATGCATTACTAATTCTTTTAAATTAAGCAAGATAATTGAAAATTAGTAATGaatttagtaataaaatatctcaTTACTCCGAGTTTATTTGACCAAAACTCAAAAAATTTACCCGACTCTGTAATATACATATacgttaatttttagttttttttataaaCACATTGACAATATTTGATAGATTAACTTCAATCTTTTCCTTTTACATGTACAGTGACTAGCCTGCTTGTATTTATTTAGTAAATACAAATTACACGACACAGATAAGAATATATCTATTTAATGAGATATATTAAAACGTTATGAACGTTATTAATATTTTACATAAAAATCATACATATTGATAGATACTCGACTTGTATTTGATATATTTTATATGTTATACAATATTTATCTGTAATATATTTTGTACATAATTAtaatattgaaaattttaaacGTATATTTGTGATATATTTTGTACACAATCATAATATTGTATAAATTGGATATCTTGATTAAATTTGTCACAAAATATATCAATGTAAAATATAACGTCATACGTTATAATATGTAGTTGTATCATACACATCTTTACTAGTGAGAAATTTAATCAAGATACCCAATTTAACAAGCCCTGTAATTTCAACAAGCCGATTACAAATTTCAAACAAAGCCCTGATATTATCTGATTATTTGGCTAGAAATTATCATGATGGGGAAGAAGCTGATTGGGAAAGAAGCAATTTTTGTGATATTGGGTTTGAAAAGATTCGAGGATGATGATGAGAAGCTTGGTAAGTTTATCAAAACTCATGTTTTGAGATCGTTGAAAATGGATATGGTGGCTGTTCTTCATGAGCTTGAACGTCAAGAAGAGGTTTCTTTGGCCGTAAAGGTTTGATCTTATTTTActaaatctctctctctctctctctctctctctctctctcacacacacacacacacacacacattgtCTAGTTGATGTATGATTAAATTACTTCCTGAAAATAGTGGAAGTGAAATAAGGAACTTGAGAAATTATTTTGTCCAAGAACTGCTAGTGTTTAGTTTTGAAATTGGTTCTGGCTGTAGTTGAAGTCAATAAAACTTGTTATAAATTATTAAATCCAGTGTGGTATACTTGAATTTGATGCATTATTTTTGCTGAACAAGATATTATTGTTAGGACTTTTGATTGTCCTTTATGGCATAATAATGTGTAACCATAATATTGATAAGAATATGGTATCACTTTAACAAAATGTACAATAATAAAACCTATATCAACtatgaaagaagtggattttaAAAAATCTGTTTTTATAATTCCCAGTGGTTAAGATGTTTCTATAAAAATGTAGGGAAATGTAGAACAAAGTTTGTAAATCTATTTTTGTTTTATTGGTAGCAATAAAGCCTTTGTTTATCTTGTATGCATGTGTAGCCTAAGAATTTAGATATTGTGTTGGCAGAGGCTACGtattgtttttgttttatttattgCGGTCTTATTGATCATGTCTGGCCATGTAAATGTTTTCCTTGTATAAGAATGAAATACTTTTCTGTGAATGAGCACTAGTCACAGGTGAATTATATACTTAAAAGATCAGGAGACATGAATTTAATTATCTTGTATAAAGAATAATGACTATCAGTTGTGAACAAAACCATGGAGGAAGTACTTTGgtaataattttcagaattgaagTCCACAAAGCCCAAAAAGAAGAAAAGGTTGTGAAGTAGGATAGTTGGTTACATGTTCTTAATTGTTAAATTTGCATAGTAATTCATGTACATTGTTTTATAAATTTGCTTGGCATATTTCGAAGTCATTGAGTTGCAAGGAAACAGAATATATGATACATGTTGTCAACATTTCTACTGTTTGCATAATTGAATGATGGCATGGGGATTACATGTATGATTTGTGTTATTATATTTCAGATGTTTTGGGTGATTAAAAAGCAAGATTGGTATAGGCCAGATGTTTATCTGTACAAGGACTTGATCATTGCATTAGCTAAAAGCAAAAAGATGGACGAGGCAATGCTATTGTGGGATAGCATGAGAAAGGAAAACTTGTACCCTGATTCCCAAATGTACACTGAAGTCATACGGGGCATTTTGAGGAATGGGTCTCCTGCAGATGCCATGAATATCTTTGAAGACATGAAACAATCCCCAGATCCACCGGAGGAGTTGCCTTTCAGGATTCTGTTAAAGGGATTATTGTCACATCCTCTTTTGAGAAACAAAGTCAAAGAAGATTTTGAGGAGATTTTTCCTGATTAACGTATATATGATTCACCAGAAGAGATATATGATCCAGAGGAGATTTTTCCTGATTAACGTATTCTGTCTATCATTATATATCTGTATTGAAATTCCATCAAGTATAAATTGATAAAGTACAATTTTTATTAAGGTATATTTAACTTAGATGGCATTTTAGTGTATGTTTCGTAAATCAGTTAAGTTGCAGTTATCTTGGCCCATTTCTTAATTATCGTTTGTTTTGTATGTGAAATGAAATTATATAAGTTTTTGAGGTATAGATTTGATGTTGCTAGAACCTGATCCAAAAAAGTGTTCAACTGCCAAATAGGTGCATGGTAAGTCTTTGGCAAGTGTCTTCTATACATAATGTAGCTGTTCCACAATTGTATTATCAGCGATCTTTGTGCCATCAGAGGTTGTCATGAGTGGTAAAATTAAGTTGTGTTTTATAGACCCTGTCACTGCCCTTTTTGATAGGTAGTGCATAGATTTTGATGCAACTT
This sequence is a window from Apium graveolens cultivar Ventura chromosome 9, ASM990537v1, whole genome shotgun sequence. Protein-coding genes within it:
- the LOC141682733 gene encoding protein THYLAKOID ASSEMBLY 8-like, chloroplastic, producing MMGKKLIGKEAIFVILGLKRFEDDDEKLGKFIKTHVLRSLKMDMVAVLHELERQEEVSLAVKMFWVIKKQDWYRPDVYLYKDLIIALAKSKKMDEAMLLWDSMRKENLYPDSQMYTEVIRGILRNGSPADAMNIFEDMKQSPDPPEELPFRILLKGLLSHPLLRNKVKEDFEEIFPD